A region of Pseudorasbora parva isolate DD20220531a chromosome 14, ASM2467924v1, whole genome shotgun sequence DNA encodes the following proteins:
- the si:dkey-222f2.1 gene encoding keratin, type II cytoskeletal 8, with the protein MSLRNKRISSSSSVRSSVKMGGFGYSSLSGVSLGASAPSFSTSSAYLGPPITSVSVNKSLLAPLNLEIDPNIQMVRTKEKDQIKSLNNRFATFIDKVRFLEQQNKMLETKWELLHNQAPGRSNVEPMFEAYMANLRRQMDVVNNDRTKLDGELRNMQGLVEDFKHKYEDEINKRNNLENDFVILKKDVDSAYLVKADLEDKVGALTDEINFLRTIYDEELRELQASIKDTSVVVQMDNSRNLNMDHIVAEVKAQYEDIAAKSREEAESWYKSKFDQMSSQASQYNDELRNTKGEIGDINRMISRLQSEIEVIKSQRANLENQIAEAEDRGEMTVKEAKGRIKDLEEALQRAKQDMARQLREYQELMNVKLALDIEIATYRKLLEGEEDRIGQQSIVNIQAVPNYSSKGVNGFQQNNSPSPKILIKTTETRNSTRFSTH; encoded by the exons ATGAGTCTGAGAAACAAACGCATCAGCTCCAGTAGCTCCGTGAGGAGCAGTGTGAAGATGGGAGGTTTTGGCTACAGCAGTTTGAGTGGGGTCTCATTGGGCGCATCTGCTCCAAGCTTCAGCACCAGCTCGGCTTATTTGGGTCCTCCAATCACCAGCGTCTCTGTTAACAAGAGCCTGCTGGCACCCCTAAACCTGGAGATCGACCCCAACATCCAGATGGTGCGCACTAAGGAAAAGGACCAGATAAAATCGCTGAACAACCGCTTCGCAACTTTCATCGATAAG GTGCGCTTCCTGGAGCAGCAGAACAAGATGCTGGAGACCAAGTGGGAGCTGCTGCATAACCAAGCCCCGGGCCGGTCCAACGTTGAGCCCATGTTTGAGGCGTACATGGCCAATCTGCGCAGACAAATGGACGTGGTCAACAACGACAGGACCAAGCTGGACGGAGAGCTGAGGAACATGCAGGGTCTGGTGGAGGACTTCAAGCACAA ATATGAAGATGAGATCAACAAAAGGAACAACCTGGAGAACGACTTTGTGATTCTGAAAAAG GATGTAGACTCTGCGTATCTGGTGAAAGCTGATTTGGAGGATAAAGTTGGTGCCCTGACTGATGAGATCAACTTCCTGAGGACCATCTATGAtgag GAATTGCGTGAGCTACAGGCCAGCATTAAAGACACGTCCGTCGTCGTGCAGATGGACAACTCACGAAACCTCAACATGGATCATATTGTGGCCGAAGTCAAGGCTCAATATGAGGATATCGCAGCCAAGAGCCGTGAAGAAGCTGAATCCTGGTACAAGTCCAAG TTCGATCAGATGTCCTCTCAGGCCAGCCAGTACAATGATGAACTGCGAAACACTAAAGGAGAGATCGGAGATATCAACCGCATGATCAGCCGTCTGCAGAGCGAGATCGAGGTTATTAAATCTCAG CGTGCGAACCTGGAGAACCAAATAGCGGAGGCAGAGGATCGTGGCGAGATGACCGTGAAGGAGGCCAAAGGTCGTATTAAGGACTTGGAGGAGGCGCTCCAGAGAGCCAAGCAGGACATGGCCCGCCAGCTCCGCGAGTACCAGGAGCTCATGAATGTAAAGTTGGCACTGGACATCGAGATCGCCACGTACAGGAAGCTGCTGGAAGGCGAGGAGGACAG AATTGGGCAGCAGTCCATTGTGAACATCCAGGCTGTTCCCAACTACA GTTCCAAAGGGGTGAATGGTTTTCAGCAGAACAACTCTCCATCACCTAAAATCCTGATCAAGACTACTGAAACCAGAAACAGCACCAGATTCAGCACTCACTGA